The following are encoded together in the Strongyloides ratti genome assembly S_ratti_ED321, chromosome : 2 genome:
- a CDS encoding Protein kinase domain and Serine/threonine-/dual specificity protein kinase, catalytic domain and Protein kinase-like domain and Serine/threonine-protein kinase OSR1/WNK, CCT domain-containing protein, with translation MADMKDEEKISEDEAGKKMIQEVLRSQDAEASGSKTLNNVHNNRDSSNTNDSKKKTGSDMHKINLISVDKNINNEEVRKEKKDFESMGETSDNNCVKRNITSMDKTNNRNIQSSNKNKEYISVISEEKARFFQINKPSRDKSNEKNVENTQNKKENLNTLEIGINQDKNTGSSNEEDKKETKNTGNVENGTSKKVEHKAQFTTFSPVKKMISDMEQKTISKSNIHDNNESPNDTGSTKRRTTMKKINEKCGDDLSSCQTISNEEKNRLEAVQREWRLSRPKNQAKQRLLRGSNAGLGDKNLTPIKGMELILEKNFKSRKYSVSEVEKDAPGKTVDIKNTTDFSPLSITSSISKDSSSITSGKETDKFVPTEMLENSSNELSGINCHKSSRTSSESQTGYKKNEKGEENVLILSQTPTISVTGDNDSKLPTVVSKETEYKKKGIISGQIETEEIVDDYLYSDDDNDSEQEKPIDKSPGGRFLKFDEELGRGSFKTVYRGLDTETGVAVAWCELQENKLNKQERQRFREEAVMLKGLQHSNIVKFYDYWESHSAGKNKYIVLVTELMTSGTLKLYIKRFKTISIKILKSWCRQILRGLNFLHTRNPPVIHRDLKCDNIFITGTTGSVKIGDLGLATLKNKSHAKSVIGTPEFMAPEMYDEMYDEAVDVYAFGMCLLEMVTGEYPYAECDFPAQIYKKVTSGVKPECFYKIPEEYAEVKDIIDKCIRLNKEERMTIAQLMAHDFFAADDQYGIRVEIKNRDEELCKDSTSFQMQMRIIDPKKRKEYKFNEHEGLQFTFDYLADKVEDVVDQMIDQHHIPESDRKVLIKKLKDKVDAFRRDKEFRKSELKNKEEKKKQEEKEETNEVVTNFGDINDLNSQNDSSKQINRPIESTDSHISEYPNESKTEVPVVTKTVKKGRFGITTTNVPSATIDQSSTSTRSEMIDDEKKESGCLLLDSTDQNNKSETLKVNQNEGVSKGNSFSENVTTTEIEIKNQSYAEPVIQQLPQKRDTKTEAHVDVPTPETSAAGSRFKVQPTLGAPEPMTIQNIQNSTPTISNKNVNVDLHNPSKSANTTIHETPIVIQEPESEIYVSKDIDSILSDEYHISQHEDENNISKHANTIHGSVSQQRPTPNNSTFQECLMPKDHNSSIHDLELELRKLSGVCGVKLEGDDDVHKSQIIIDNSQQQSSQRCSEEQHHNMQQNQSNIQTGQNTPMTQSIIGNSQGQILSSQLPSILPIHKEDDNNLYTGFTIKELSYLLNIAQQQITLQQQLLLAAIEGRSSFNQISEISSHNNNCYHHNNHHHTNPQGQGSIKNVQNQNVPHTVHAVTSTHHQAITPKTFTKPGTYQGTIDGDKNIQQTLTNSNNIIQQTTNMSYQPSGTSSHLQTPSISGNIAPDLADLNDKLQALCQTEKKSGEDVIQNFNNTTNIQHNEITNQQQEWKNDNGVPPNNCTVTASYNQKYTTLNSNNTSTGLQTLDGLAQALKNVINCKGLPLQQQYCDDNRDDTCRFCKNCNNKSYSSTQQSLNNPLPQEVEDALAYQNSINLSRDLPSCLCRTTNYLCHPPEHYTVIDADINIIQKEIDSYKNDKLVIYTLEKHKKELLELRSRQCLELREMKHISSLMALRTNELLKQLNIEKDDNTNKNENEKQEC, from the exons ATGGCTGATATGAaagatgaagaaaaaatatcGGAAGATGAAGCtggtaaaaaaatgatacaaGAAGTGTTAAGGTCACAAGATGCAGAAGCCTCTGGTAgcaaaacattaaataatgtaCATAATAATAGAGATTCATCTAATACAAATGATAGTAAAAAGAAAACAGGTAGTGATATGCATAAGATAAATCTTATATCggttgataaaaatattaataatgaagAGGTAcgcaaagaaaaaaaagactttGAAAGTATGGGTGAAACAAGTGATAATAACTgtgttaaaagaaatattaccAGTATggataaaacaaataataggAATATACAGtcttcaaataaaaataaagagtATATATCAGTTATTTCTGAAGAAAAAGCACGGTTCTTTCAAATTAATAAACCATCAAGAGATAaatcaaatgaaaaaaatgtagAAAATACTCAAAATAAAAAGGAAAACTTAAATACCTTAGAAATAGGGATAAATCAAGATAAAAATACGGGTTCTTCAAATgaagaagataaaaaagaaacGAAAAACACTGGTAATGTAGAAAATGGTACTTCTAAAAAAGTCGAACATAAGGCACAATTTACAACTTTTAGTCCggttaaaaaaatgatttcaGATATGGAACAAAAAACAATttcaaaaagtaatatacatgataataatgaaagTCCAAATGACACAGGTTCTACAAAAAGACGAACtacaatgaaaaaaattaatgaaaaatgtgGAGATGATTTATCTag ttgtcAAACTATAagtaatgaagaaaaaaatagaCTAGAGGCAGTCCAAAGAGAATGGAGATTATCAAGGCCAAAG aatCAGGCAAAACAACGTTTGTTAAGAGGCTCAAATGCTGGATTAggagataaaaatttaactccAATTAAAGGAATGGaattaatattagaaaaaaattttaaaagtagaAAATATTCTGTTTCAGAAGTCGAAAAGGATGCACCTGGAAAAACagttgatataaaaaataccaCTGATTTTAGTCCACTTTCAATAACTAGTAGTATATCAAAAGATTCTTCAAGTATAACAAGTGGAAAAGAAACTGATAAATTTGTACCAACAGAAATGTTAGAAAATTCTTCCAATGAACTTAGTGGAATTAATTGTCATAAGTCAAGTAGAACTTCAAGTGAAAGTCAAACtggttataaaaaaaatgaaaaaggtGAAGAGAATGTACTAATTTTATCACAAACACCTACAATTTCTGTAACTGGTGATAATGATTCAAAATTACCAACAGTTGTTTCTAAGGAGACTGAATATAAGAAGAAAGGTATAATTTCTGGGCAAATAGAAACAGAAGAAATTGTAGATGATTATCTTTACTCTGATGATGATAATGATAGTGAACAAGAAAAACCAATTGATAAATCTCCAGGTGGtcgttttttaaaatttgatgaAGAATTAGGACGTGGATCGTTCAAAACAGTGTATCGTGGTTTAGACACAGAAACGGGTGTTGCGGTTGCTTGGTGTGAGTTACAAGAAAATAAGTTAAACAAACAAGAAAGACAAAGATTCAGAGAGGAGGCTGTAATGTTAAAAGGTTTGCAACATTCAAATATTGTAAAGTTTTATGATTATTGGGAAAGTCATAGTGCcggaaaaaataaatatattgttttggTGACAGAACTTATGACTTCAGGAACCCTGAAATTGTATATTAAAcgatttaaaacaataagtattaagatattaaaaagttgGTGTAGGCAAATATTGAGAGGACTCAATTTTTTGCATACCAGAAATCCACCGGTGATACATAGAGATTTAAAAtgtgataatatatttattactgGAACAACAGGAAGTGTTAAAATTGGTGATTTAGGGTTGgctacattaaaaaataaatcgcATGCAAAAAGTGTCATAGGTACACCTGAATTTATGGCTCCAGAAATGTATGATGAGATGTATGATGAAGCTGTTGATGTATATGCATTTGGTATGTGTTTATTAGAAATGGTGACAGGAGAATACCCATATGCTGAGTGTGATTTTCCAgcacaaatatataaaaaagttactaGTGGTGTTAAACCtgaatgtttttataaaatccCAGAGGAATATGCTGAAGTTAAagatattattgataaatgtATACGCTTAAATAAAGAAGAAAGAATGACAATAGCACAATTAATGGCACATGATTTCTTTGCTGCTGATGATCAATATGGTATTCGtgttgaaataaaaaataggGATGAAGAATTATGTAAAGATTCTACTAGTTTTCAAATGCAAATGCGAATTATTGATCCTAAAAAACgtaaagaatataaatttaatgaacATGAAGGTTTACAATTTACATTTGATTACTTAGCTGATAAAGTTGAAGATGTTGTTGATCAAATGATTGACCAACATCATATTCCTGAAAGTGAtagaaaagttttaattaaaaaattaaaagacaAAGTTGATGCTTTTAGAAGAGATAAAGAATTCAGAAAAagtgaattaaaaaataaggaagaaaaaaagaaacaagaAGAAAAGGAAGAAACAAATGAAGTTGTAACTAATTTTGGAGATATAAATGATCTGAATTCACAAAATGATTCTTCAAAACAAATAAACAGACCAATTGAAAGTACAGATAGTCATATTTCAGAATATCCAAATGAATCAAAAACGGAAGTACCTGTTGTTACAAAAACTGTTAAAAAAGGAAGATTTGGTATTACAACGACGAATGTTCCCTCCGCTACAATTGATCAATCTTCCACATCAACACGTTCTGAAATGAtagatgatgaaaaaaaagaatctGGATGTTTGTTATTAGACTCAACagatcaaaataataaatctgAAACACTTAAAGTAAATCAAAACGAAGGAGTAAGTAAAGGAAATTCATTTAGTGAAAATGTGACAACAACAGAAATTGAGATAAAAAATCAAAGTTATGCCGAACCTGTGATTCAACAACTACCCCAAAAACGTGATACAAAAACAGAAGCACATGTTGATGTTCCAACACCTGAAACATCTGCTGCAGGTAGCCGTTTTAAAGTTCAACCAACTTTAGGTGCACCTGAACCTATGACTatacaaaatattcaaaattccACACCTACaatatctaataaaaatgttaatgttGATCTTCATAATCCTTCTAAAAGTGCTAATACTACTATACATGAAACGCCTATAGTTATTCAAGAACCAGAATCTGAAATTTATGTAAGTAAAGATATTGATTCTATTTTATCTGATGAGTATCATATTTCTCAACATGaagatgaaaataatatttcaaaacaTGCTAATACAATTCATGGTTCTGTTTCACAACAAAGACCAACACCTAATAATAGTACATTTCAAGAATGTCTTATGCCAAAAGACCATAACTCTTCAATTCATGATCTTGAACTTGAACTTCGAAAATTAAGTGGAGTTTGTGGTGTTAAATTAGAAGGAGATGATGATGTTCATAAAAGTCAAATCATTATTGATAATAGTCAACAACAATCTAGTCAAAGATGTTCTGAAGAACAACATCACAATATGCAACAAAATCAAAGCAATATTCAAACCGGACAAAATACACCGATGACACAATCTATTATTGGTAATAGTCAAGGGCAAATTTTATCATCTCAATTACCTAGTATTTTACCAATTCATAAGGAAGacgataataatttatatactggatttactattaaagaattaagttatcttttaaatattgcaCAACAACAAATAACTCTACAACAACAATTACTTTTAGCAGCTATTGAAGGTAGATCTTCTTTTAATCAAATTAGTGAAATTTCTTCTcacaataataattgttatcATCATAATAACCACCATCATACTAATCCTCAAGGACAAGgatcaattaaaaatgtacaaAATCAAAATGTTCCTCATACAGTTCATGCCGTTACTTCTACTCATCATCAAGCTATAACACCAAAAACTTTTACTAAACCTGGTACTTATCAAGGTACTATTGAtggtgataaaaatattcaacaaACATTAACAAATTCTAACAACATCATACAACAAACAACTAATATGTCTTATCAACCTAGTGGAACATCTTCACATCTTCAAACACCTTCTATATCTGGTAATATTGCACCAGATTTGGCtgatttaaatgataaattacaAGCATTATGTCagacagaaaaaaaaagtggtGAAGAtgttattcaaaattttaataatactacTAATATTCAACATAATGAAATTACTAATCAACAACAAGAATGGAAAAATGATAATGGTGTTCCACCAAATAATTGTACAGTAACTGCATcatataatcaaaaatatactacattaaatagtaataatactTCAACTGGTCTCCAAACATTAGATGGACTTGCACAAGCCTTAAAGAATGTTATAAATTGTAAAGGTTTACCTTTACAACAACAGTATTGTGATGATAATAGAGATGATACATGCAGgttttgtaaaaattgtaataataaaagttattctTCAACACAgcaatcattaaataatccATTGCCTCAAGAAGTTGAAGATGCTTTAGCATATCAAAATTCAATAAATCTTTCTAGAGATTTACCATCCTGCCTTTGCAGGacaacaaattatttatgtcATCCACCCGAACATTACACTGTAATTGATGctgatataaatattatacaaaaagaaattgattcttataaaaatgacaaattagtaatatatacattagaGAAACATAAAAAAGAACTTTTAGAATTGAGGAGTAGACAATGTTTGGAACTTCGTGAAATGAAACATATTTCAAGTTTGATGGCATTAAGGACAAATGAATTATtgaaacaattaaatattgagAAGGATGATAATACTAACAAAAACGAAAATGAAAAGCAAGAATGTtaa